TTATTACCGGTCAGCTATTTGCACAAGTTGTAATCAGAGGACAGGTTAGCGATTTAAGCAGCGGTTATGCTATTGCCAATGTAAACATTCAGGCTGACACAAAAAATAACGGGGCAATCACTGACAATAACGGCAACTTTGAAATCATACTCGCCCAGGGTTCCTGCAAATTAACATTCAGCCATCTGACCTACAAGCCGCTTATTCTTTCGCTCAATACTGCTGAAAAAAATGAATTTCTGCACATAAGGTTAGAGCCGGAAACCGTTGGGCTCAACGAAGTAAATATTATCTCCAATTATGCGCGTGAAAGGGAAACTCCCATTGCCATAAGCAACATTCGCACAGCCACAATTGAAAGAGAAATGGGCCATCAGGATTACCCTGAAATAATGAAATTGGTCCCGGGAGTTTATGCAACAAAGCTAGGTGGAGGCCAGGGAGATGCGCGCATAAGTATCAGAGGTTTTCAACAGGAAAATATAGCTTTATTGCTAAATGGTGTCCCTGTAAGCAGTGTTGAAAACGGATTGGTTTACTGGTCTAACTGGGCAGGTCTTGGCGATGCCACACAAACCATTCAGGTACAAAGAGGGCTTGGAGCCTCAAGAGTGGCCTTAAACTCAGTTGGTGGAACCATCAATATAATTACAAAATCAACAGAAGCTATAAAAGGCGGTAGCATTCGCTATGCTGTTTCTGACTTTGGAAATAATAAATTCACTTTAAGTCTTTCAACAGGAAAATTAAATAAAAACTATGCGATTACTTTTTTAGGCTCCAGAACATCTGGCCCTGGATATGTGGATGCCACAAGCGTTAATGCCTGGGCTTGGTTTCTTACCATCAGCAAAGAGCTCAATGAACGACATAAAATTGTATTTACCAGTCTTGGAGCGCCTGAAAGACATGGTCAGCGAAACTTTGGGTTATCAAAGGAAGAGTATGACATGTATGGCAATAAATACAATCCTAACTGGGGAATTTACAATGGAAAAATCAACAGCCTGTCAGAAAATTTTTATCATAAGCCTCAATTATCCTTAAATCACTACTGGGATATAAATCCGAGAGCCTTTCTGGCAACTTCCGTTTATTTTTCAAGTGGAAAAGGTGGTGGTAAATATGCTGAATCATTTATGAGTGAGCCTGTTTATAATTTCAGAAAAAATAACCAGTTAGATTGGGATGCTGTTTATCTGCAAAATATAAATCATAATGATACTTATCAATTGGCAGATGGACAGATTGCATCTGGTTTTTCAAAAATAATACAAACAAATTACCTTGCCGATCACATCTGGTTTGGAGCATTATCAACCCTCAACTACCAGATAAATGATAATTTTAAATTTATATCAGGTATTCATGCCAGATATTTTAAATCAAACCTGCGCGAAGAAATCAGTGATTTATTAGGCGGAAGATTCTATATTGACACTTATGGCTGGGCAATTGACGGAATTGGAGGACGAAATCAGATAAAAGGCGTAGGCGATATAATTAATGTGGACAATGATTCGCGTGTTGATGTTATCAGTTATTTTGGTCAGATAGAGTACACTTATAAAAACCTGACGACTTTTCTTGCTTCAACAGCCTCAAGCACATGGTTCAGACGATATGACAGAATAAATTACATTCAAAATCCTGAAAGTGAACTTGTAAGCAAACCCGGTGCCGATATAAAAACGGGTTTAAATTACAATATAAATGCACGTAGTAACCTTTATTTAAATGCCGGTTATTATACGAAAGCACCATATTACAAGTTTATTTTCGCCAACTTCACTAATGCTGTTGTTCAGAATGCCTCCAACGAAAAAATAAGCTCAGCAGAAATGGGATATGGTTATAAAAATAAAGGCTACAGTGTTAATATTAATGCTTACTACACTTTGTGGCAGGACAAATCTTTATTATCTAACGAGAACATTCAACTAGACAACAATACGCAAACAAGAGCTCTGATAAGAGGACTTGATGCTGTACATAAAGGCATTGAAGTTGAAATATTTGCTCAACCAACCTCAAATTTCCTCATTGGCTCTACCTTTTCTGCCGGAGACTGGAAGTGGAAAAATGATGTGAACGCATTGCTGTATAATGATAATCAAGAGTTAGTTGACAGCACATTTGTATATGTTAAAGATATTAAAGTCGGCGATGCACCACAAATTTCGTTAGCTCTATTTGGTGAATTACGTTTTCTGACAGATTGGGCCTTAAATGCCAATTGGCTGTATTACAGTAAAATATATGCTAATTTTGATCCGGCAGGACGTGGTAATCCAGATGACAGGAGTCAACCATACAGAATTCCTGATTACGATTTGTTGGATCTACACCTGAGTTATCAGTTTGAAATATCAGGTTTGAAATCTACAGCAGCAATTAGCTGCTATAATGTAACAAATAAGGAATCAATCATGAGAGGTGAAGATGGCACCGGACACAACCTGGAGACTTTCAGAGGATACTGGTCTCCGGGAAGAACTTTTAATTTCTCCCTGAAAGTTTCCTTTTAACTATTATTGGTTGCAGTTCTGAAACAAAAACACCCGGATACAAATTGCATCCGGGTTATGCTTACCAATCAAATGATAAAATTATTAATTCAGCTTCTTAATAAGTCCGTCAAAAATAGCAGTAACCTTACATGAGAGATCAGCAAGTTCTGAATTTCCGGTTGCGGTCATTACTGTTTTCGGGTTAATTGCAGCCACTTCACATCTGCCCTCTCCCTTTTCCTGAACAATGATGTTACATGGTAACATTAAGCCCACTTTATCTTCAGAATTTAATGCTTCCAGTGCATAATGAGGATTGCAAGCTCCTAAAATCCTGTAGTCGCGGAAATCAGCATCGAGTTTTTCTTTAAATGTTTTTCTGATATTAATCTGAGTAATAATTCCAAAGCCATGTTCTTTTAACAATAGCGTAACTTTGTCAACCGCGTCATCAACAGAGCAGGTAAGCTCTTTTGCAAAATAGTAATCCATTTTACTGAAATTTAATGATTAAAAACAAATAAGGTTACTCCCTGATTCCTTCATAAAGCTAAACAAATTAGCCATGAAAAGTACTTCAGGAAACAAGTTATTCTTAAAATCGAACATACAAATTTAATTATTACCATAAATGAAGCCGGGATTTAAAATAAGTAAGTAAGCAACCTCGGCAAAATGAATTTATTTGGCCTAATTTTGCAAAAAAGCCTGAAATGAGTAACAAGAGAACAATTCTATTTGTAACTACCTTAAGTTCATTCCTTACACCATTTATGGGATCGGCCATTAATATTGCGCTTCCTGAAATTGGCAAAGAAATGAACATGAACACGATTCAACTTGGATGGGTGGCCACTTCATATCTGCTGGCAGCAGCTGTCTTTTTGCTCCCTTTTGGTCGTTTGGCAGATCGCAACGGGCGAAAAAAGCTCTTTATGTACGGCATAATTCTATTCGGAGTAGCCTCTGGCTTATCTGCACTGGCTTTTAACTGGTGGATTTTAATCCTTTCCAGAACATTGAATGGAATTGGCGGGGCCATGATTTATGCTACAGCGCTGGCCATTTTAACATCTGCTTTTCCTAAAAATGAGCGAGGTAAAGCCCTGGGTATAAATGTGGCTTCAGTTTACCTCGGGCTTAGCCTGGGCCCGACTCTGGGAGGATTTCTCACTATGTATCTGGGATGGCGCAGTATATTCGCTTTTACCGCAATTTTAAGTGTAATTATCCTGGTTTTTGCCGGTCAAAAACTAGCTGATGATAAAAAGCCTCTCTCAACCATACCTTTTGACACAAATGGGAGCCTCATTTATGGCATAAGCCTGGCGCTTTTTATTTATGGATTTCCACTTCTCCCTTCTTTATCAGGCATAGTCATTGTTACTGCCGGATTAATAGGGTTCGTGCTTTTTGGCAAGCAGGAAAACAAGGCAAAAGAGCCATTACTGGACATGCATATTTTCAGAAAAAACCATGTATTTCTTTTTTCAAATTTTGCAGCTTTTATTAACTACAGTGCAACTTATGCATTGGTATTTTTATTGAGCTTTTATCTGCAACAAATTAAACATATGAGTCCGGCTGAGGCGGGAATGATATTAATGTCTCAACCAGTAATGATGACCCTTTTTTCTCCTTTGGCGGGAATTTTAAGCGATCGGATAGAGCCGGCCATTGTGGCCAGTATTGGAATGGGAATTACTGTAGCAGGGCTCATCGCTTTTGCCTTCATCACGGCTACAACCGGCATTTGGATCATTGTATTATTATTAATGTTCCTTGGCCTGGGGTTTGCGCTCTTTTCTTCGCCCAACACCAATGCAGTTATGAGTTCGGTGTCGCCTCCCCAATATGGCATTGCATCGGCAACATTAGGTACCATGCGCCTCACAGGTCAAACAATGAGCATGGGCATTTCAATGCTGATTATGGCTGTAATCATCGGAAAATCAGTTCAGGGAGCTGTTTACACAGCGGGATTACTTAAAAGCATCCATCTGACCTTTCTTGTTTTCTCTCTTTTGTGTCTGGCAGGAACTTTCTTTTCAATGAAAAGAGGCTCTTTAAGAAGTTCATAAAGTTGTATTTTTATATTGATTTAGTTTCATAATTTAGCACTTTAAGCTAAAACAGAATAATGGCAGAAGATCGCAAACTTACAGCGCTGGTTTTTGGCGGTACAGGACTCACTGGCAAATTCTTAACCGAACTCCTCATTGCAGATGACCGATATGATAAAATCATCCTGTATGTCAGGAGGGAAGTCCCCTCCTATCATGGAAAAGTTAAGCAAATCATATTTGATGCTGAAAGAATATCGGAAATTAAAAATGAAATAACCGGCGATCATTTATTTTGCTGTATTGGCACAACTATTAAGAAGGCTGGCAGTAAGGAAGCTTTCCTGAATACCGATCATCATCTGATTGTGAACATTGCCAAAGCCGCAGTATCCAATGGCATTCAGGTTTTCTCCTTCATTTCATCAATAGGTGCAAATCCTGCAAGCTCTAACTTCTATCTGAATACAAAAGGGATAACGGAAGATGTTTTAAAAAACCTTGGATTCAATCAGCTTAACATCCTGCGGCCTTCCATGCTTTTAGGCTTACGGAACGAGTCCCGGCCATTGGAAGAATTTGGAAAAACTCTCTTCAAAATATTCAGTTTTCTCTTAATTGGCCGCATGAAAAAGTACAGCCCGGTTCATGCTCTAACAGTTGCAAAGGCGATGATAACTGCTGCAAATGACATGCAGGGCACACATGTAATTGAATCAGACAAAATTGAAGAATTAGGCAACACACAGCAACAATAACGCAAATTTCGAACTAAAATGAATCACATTACCCCAGTTGAATTACATGATTTGCTCATTGGTAAAGAGCCTTTTCAGCTTATCGATACCAGAGAAGCTGAAAAATATGAAGCTTGTCATATTGATTCTGCCATATCCATCCCTCAACTCTTATTACCTGAAAGGCTTTCGCTTGTAAATACTGAAGGAAAAGTTGTGATCTACTGCATGTATGGGATTAAAAGTGAGCAAGTTTATATCTTCCTCAAAGACAAACTTAAGCTAAAAAAGTTATTTATACTTGAAGGAGGTATTTACCAGTATGCCCGGGATGTAGATCCTTCAATGCCTGTTTAATGAATATTTTTCAGAAAATAATTAACAAATGGCTGAAAGAGCCCTTTCGGATTTTTTCTACCAGTGGTCTTACTCCTTCAAAACTAGCCTTGTCTTTCTCCCTGGGAGTTTGCATGGGCATTAACCCTGTGCCAGGCACAACTACCCTTGGTTGTGTTTTGGTGGCCTTTATTTACAAGCTAAATCATGGCGCTATTCAACTGATAAACTATATGGTATACCCTCTTCAACTATTGTTGATATATCCATTTTTTAAAATCAGTGCATATGTGTTAGGCTCGGAAATAATGACAGGTTCTCCGACAGAATTTGTTCAAAAATTCAGCACCGACTGGTGGGGAACTTTATCAAAACTGGGTTATGTTGCTATTGGGGCTGCTATTATTTGGATGTTAATTTCAATACCCTTAGGATTAGTACTTTATAGACTTTCGCTGCCCGTTTTTGTTAAAATCAGCAGTAAAAGAAACTAAAACAAATACAAAGATTCAGCCCCAGAGTCCTTTTATTTGGTTTCCTGCCACACTTATTACCTGCCCGGTAACAAAAGCAGAAGCCGGTGACAACAACCAAGCTGCCATCTGGGCAAAATCAGCCGCCACTCCCAAGTGACCAGTTTCTGTTTCCTGAATAAATAGTTTTTTCACATGCTCAACAGAATGTCCCGTTTTGAGCGATTTCTTCTGATAAAGCCGCTGCATAGCACTAGTATCATGATATCCCGGAGCTAAAATATTTATTGTTATGCCATCTTTAGCTACTTCAGAAGCCAATATTTTAGCCATCCCAACAACTGCGGGCCTGAAAGCATTGCTTAAAATAAGATCCTGCACGGGCTGTTTCACAGAAATACTTTCAATCATCACTACCCTGCCTGAGCCCCTGCTTTTAAACAATGGAATCAAATATTTAAGTAATGAGACTTTCCATAACAAAACATTTTGATAAGCCTCATCCCACAAGTTTAAATCTGTGTCAAAAAAGCCACCAGCCGGGGGGCCGCCTGCATTCACCAATACTCCATCGGGAATTCTTGCATCTAGCTTTAGTCCAAGCAGGCTTAAAAATTTGCGGTCAGTAACATCTGCAGCCATTGTCTGCACATATGAACCATATTCAGCAACAAGTTCGTCTAACTTATCCTGATTTCTTGCAATTGCAAGCACTTCGGCACCTTCCTGCACCAACTGCCCGGTAATTGCTTTGCCCAAGCCTGATGAAGCGCCTGTTACCAGGAAAAACCTTCCTTTTAAATGAAGATCCACTATTCTTTCGGTTTAGGTTTTGAATTTCGCCGCTTAGCTTTAAAAGGTTTGCGTACTGATTTCTTTCTTGCAGCAGAAGGATTATATGAAGGACCTTCACCTAAAGCCTCCGGCGGCATTTGCTTTCTTATTTCATACCCAATCAGTTTTTCAATCTTTGAAAACTCTGCTTGTTCCAGTTCGTTGATAAAAGTAATGGCAATGCCTGTTTGTTCGGCTCTGGCTGTGCGTCCAACACGGTGAACATAATCTTCAG
This Lentimicrobiaceae bacterium DNA region includes the following protein-coding sequences:
- a CDS encoding TonB-dependent receptor; this translates as MIHFLLKSISLIFASALITGQLFAQVVIRGQVSDLSSGYAIANVNIQADTKNNGAITDNNGNFEIILAQGSCKLTFSHLTYKPLILSLNTAEKNEFLHIRLEPETVGLNEVNIISNYARERETPIAISNIRTATIEREMGHQDYPEIMKLVPGVYATKLGGGQGDARISIRGFQQENIALLLNGVPVSSVENGLVYWSNWAGLGDATQTIQVQRGLGASRVALNSVGGTINIITKSTEAIKGGSIRYAVSDFGNNKFTLSLSTGKLNKNYAITFLGSRTSGPGYVDATSVNAWAWFLTISKELNERHKIVFTSLGAPERHGQRNFGLSKEEYDMYGNKYNPNWGIYNGKINSLSENFYHKPQLSLNHYWDINPRAFLATSVYFSSGKGGGKYAESFMSEPVYNFRKNNQLDWDAVYLQNINHNDTYQLADGQIASGFSKIIQTNYLADHIWFGALSTLNYQINDNFKFISGIHARYFKSNLREEISDLLGGRFYIDTYGWAIDGIGGRNQIKGVGDIINVDNDSRVDVISYFGQIEYTYKNLTTFLASTASSTWFRRYDRINYIQNPESELVSKPGADIKTGLNYNINARSNLYLNAGYYTKAPYYKFIFANFTNAVVQNASNEKISSAEMGYGYKNKGYSVNINAYYTLWQDKSLLSNENIQLDNNTQTRALIRGLDAVHKGIEVEIFAQPTSNFLIGSTFSAGDWKWKNDVNALLYNDNQELVDSTFVYVKDIKVGDAPQISLALFGELRFLTDWALNANWLYYSKIYANFDPAGRGNPDDRSQPYRIPDYDLLDLHLSYQFEISGLKSTAAISCYNVTNKESIMRGEDGTGHNLETFRGYWSPGRTFNFSLKVSF
- a CDS encoding DUF302 domain-containing protein, which translates into the protein MDYYFAKELTCSVDDAVDKVTLLLKEHGFGIITQINIRKTFKEKLDADFRDYRILGACNPHYALEALNSEDKVGLMLPCNIIVQEKGEGRCEVAAINPKTVMTATGNSELADLSCKVTAIFDGLIKKLN
- a CDS encoding MFS transporter, with product MSNKRTILFVTTLSSFLTPFMGSAINIALPEIGKEMNMNTIQLGWVATSYLLAAAVFLLPFGRLADRNGRKKLFMYGIILFGVASGLSALAFNWWILILSRTLNGIGGAMIYATALAILTSAFPKNERGKALGINVASVYLGLSLGPTLGGFLTMYLGWRSIFAFTAILSVIILVFAGQKLADDKKPLSTIPFDTNGSLIYGISLALFIYGFPLLPSLSGIVIVTAGLIGFVLFGKQENKAKEPLLDMHIFRKNHVFLFSNFAAFINYSATYALVFLLSFYLQQIKHMSPAEAGMILMSQPVMMTLFSPLAGILSDRIEPAIVASIGMGITVAGLIAFAFITATTGIWIIVLLLMFLGLGFALFSSPNTNAVMSSVSPPQYGIASATLGTMRLTGQTMSMGISMLIMAVIIGKSVQGAVYTAGLLKSIHLTFLVFSLLCLAGTFFSMKRGSLRSS
- a CDS encoding NAD(P)H-binding protein — translated: MAEDRKLTALVFGGTGLTGKFLTELLIADDRYDKIILYVRREVPSYHGKVKQIIFDAERISEIKNEITGDHLFCCIGTTIKKAGSKEAFLNTDHHLIVNIAKAAVSNGIQVFSFISSIGANPASSNFYLNTKGITEDVLKNLGFNQLNILRPSMLLGLRNESRPLEEFGKTLFKIFSFLLIGRMKKYSPVHALTVAKAMITAANDMQGTHVIESDKIEELGNTQQQ
- a CDS encoding sulfurtransferase; protein product: MNHITPVELHDLLIGKEPFQLIDTREAEKYEACHIDSAISIPQLLLPERLSLVNTEGKVVIYCMYGIKSEQVYIFLKDKLKLKKLFILEGGIYQYARDVDPSMPV
- a CDS encoding DUF2062 domain-containing protein, giving the protein MNIFQKIINKWLKEPFRIFSTSGLTPSKLALSFSLGVCMGINPVPGTTTLGCVLVAFIYKLNHGAIQLINYMVYPLQLLLIYPFFKISAYVLGSEIMTGSPTEFVQKFSTDWWGTLSKLGYVAIGAAIIWMLISIPLGLVLYRLSLPVFVKISSKRN
- a CDS encoding SDR family oxidoreductase, with amino-acid sequence MDLHLKGRFFLVTGASSGLGKAITGQLVQEGAEVLAIARNQDKLDELVAEYGSYVQTMAADVTDRKFLSLLGLKLDARIPDGVLVNAGGPPAGGFFDTDLNLWDEAYQNVLLWKVSLLKYLIPLFKSRGSGRVVMIESISVKQPVQDLILSNAFRPAVVGMAKILASEVAKDGITINILAPGYHDTSAMQRLYQKKSLKTGHSVEHVKKLFIQETETGHLGVAADFAQMAAWLLSPASAFVTGQVISVAGNQIKGLWG